One window from the genome of Xenorhabdus bovienii SS-2004 encodes:
- the rho gene encoding transcription termination factor Rho: MNLTELKNTPVSELITLGENMGLENLARMRKQDIIFSILKQHAKSGEDIFGDGVLEILQDGFGFLRSGDSSYLAGPDDIYVSPSQIRRFNLRTGDTISGKIRPPKEGERYFALLKVNEVNFDKPENARNKILFENLTPLHANNRLRMERGNGSTEDLTARVLDLAAPIGRGQRGLIVAPPKAGKTMLLQNIAANIANNYPDCVLMVLLIDERPEEVTEMQRLVKGEVIASTFDEPASRHVQVAEMVIEKAKRLVEHKKDVIILLDSITRLARAYNTVVPASGKVLTGGVDANALHRPKRFFGAARNVEEGGSLTIIATALVDTGSKMDEVIYEEFKGTGNMELHLSRKIAEKRVFPAIDYNRSGTRKEELLTTQDELQKMWILRKIIHPMGEADAMEFLINKLAMTKTNEEFFDFMKRS, encoded by the coding sequence ATGAATCTTACCGAATTAAAGAATACGCCGGTATCTGAGTTGATTACTCTCGGCGAAAATATGGGGCTGGAAAACCTGGCTCGTATGCGCAAACAAGACATTATTTTTTCTATTCTCAAACAGCATGCGAAGAGTGGAGAAGATATTTTCGGAGATGGGGTACTGGAGATATTGCAGGATGGATTTGGTTTCCTCCGTTCCGGAGACAGCTCCTACCTTGCAGGTCCCGATGATATCTACGTTTCTCCTAGCCAAATCCGTCGTTTTAACCTCCGTACTGGTGATACCATTTCAGGTAAAATTCGCCCACCAAAAGAAGGTGAACGCTATTTTGCCCTGTTGAAAGTTAACGAAGTTAACTTTGACAAGCCTGAAAACGCCCGTAATAAAATCCTGTTTGAGAACCTGACTCCACTTCATGCCAACAATCGTCTGCGCATGGAGCGTGGCAATGGTTCTACTGAAGATTTGACTGCACGTGTTCTGGATTTGGCAGCACCTATTGGCCGTGGGCAGCGTGGCCTGATTGTTGCTCCGCCAAAAGCAGGTAAAACCATGCTGCTGCAAAACATTGCGGCTAACATTGCCAACAACTACCCAGACTGCGTCTTGATGGTTCTGCTGATCGATGAGCGTCCAGAAGAAGTCACTGAAATGCAGCGTCTGGTAAAAGGTGAAGTGATTGCTTCAACCTTTGATGAACCTGCTTCTCGTCACGTACAAGTGGCTGAAATGGTTATCGAAAAAGCAAAACGTCTGGTTGAGCACAAAAAAGACGTTATTATCCTGCTGGATTCCATTACCCGTCTGGCTCGTGCGTATAACACTGTAGTTCCTGCTTCCGGTAAGGTACTGACCGGTGGTGTGGATGCTAATGCACTGCATCGTCCAAAGCGTTTCTTTGGTGCGGCTCGTAACGTTGAAGAAGGTGGTAGCCTGACCATTATCGCAACTGCGCTGGTTGATACGGGTTCCAAGATGGACGAAGTTATTTACGAAGAATTTAAAGGTACAGGTAACATGGAACTGCACCTGTCCCGTAAGATCGCTGAAAAACGCGTCTTCCCTGCCATTGATTACAACCGCTCTGGTACACGTAAAGAAGAATTGCTCACTACGCAGGATGAACTGCAAAAAATGTGGATCTTGCGTAAGATCATCCATCCGATGGGCGAAGCTGATGCGATGGAATTCCTTATCAACAAGCTGGCTATGACAAAAACAAACGAAGAATTCTTCGACTTTATGAAACGTTCATAG
- the trxA gene encoding thioredoxin TrxA, whose product MSDRIIHLADADFDAKKLNVKGAVLIEFWAEWCGPCKMIAPILDEVSEEYAGKLTVAKLNVDDHEQTPKAHGIRGIPTLMLFKDGEKVATQVGALSKTQLKAFLDSHI is encoded by the coding sequence ATAAGTGATCGTATCATCCATTTGGCTGATGCGGATTTTGATGCAAAAAAATTAAATGTAAAAGGCGCAGTTCTCATCGAATTCTGGGCTGAATGGTGTGGTCCCTGTAAAATGATTGCCCCTATTTTAGACGAAGTTTCCGAAGAATACGCAGGCAAACTGACAGTTGCCAAACTGAACGTTGATGATCACGAACAAACACCAAAAGCTCATGGTATTCGCGGTATTCCAACACTGATGTTGTTTAAAGATGGTGAAAAGGTCGCAACGCAAGTAGGGGCTTTGTCAAAAACGCAACTGAAAGCGTTTTTAGACTCACATATCTAA
- the wecB gene encoding non-hydrolyzing UDP-N-acetylglucosamine 2-epimerase, with protein MKVLTVFGTRPEAIKMAPLVHALAKDAAFDAKVCVTAQHREMLDQVLHLFDITPDFDLNIMKKGQDLTDITCRILEGMKPVLEEFKPDVVLVHGDTATTMATSLAAFYQRIPVGHVEAGLRTGDLYSPWPEEANRKIAGHLAMYHFAPTENSQNNLLKESISENSIFVTGNTVIDALLWVRDRIVSDDALSGQLAKLYPFIDPNKKMILVTGHRRESFGGGFERICEALAQVARAHPEVQVVYPVHLNPNVSEPVKRILHDMDNVILINPQDYLPFVYLMNHAYMILTDSGGIQEEAPSLGKPVLVMRDTTERPEAVDAGTVRLVGTKTQTIVEEVTRLLTDDIAYQQMSRAHNPYGDGQACQRILEALRKNQVTL; from the coding sequence GTGAAAGTGTTGACTGTGTTTGGTACTCGGCCGGAAGCTATCAAAATGGCTCCTTTGGTACACGCATTGGCCAAGGATGCTGCCTTTGACGCAAAAGTGTGTGTGACTGCACAGCATCGGGAGATGTTGGATCAGGTACTGCATTTGTTTGATATCACGCCAGATTTTGACCTCAATATTATGAAAAAAGGGCAGGATCTTACGGATATCACGTGTCGTATCCTTGAAGGCATGAAGCCAGTATTAGAAGAGTTCAAACCAGATGTAGTGTTGGTGCATGGTGATACCGCGACCACAATGGCGACCAGCTTGGCCGCTTTCTATCAGCGCATTCCGGTAGGCCATGTTGAAGCTGGCTTGAGAACTGGTGATCTTTACTCCCCGTGGCCGGAGGAGGCCAACCGTAAAATCGCAGGTCATCTGGCGATGTATCATTTTGCGCCGACAGAAAACTCTCAAAATAATCTCCTGAAAGAGTCCATTAGCGAAAACTCTATTTTTGTGACAGGTAATACGGTTATTGACGCTCTGCTGTGGGTACGTGATCGCATTGTGAGTGATGACGCGCTGAGTGGCCAACTTGCTAAGCTTTACCCCTTTATTGACCCGAATAAAAAAATGATTCTGGTGACAGGCCACCGCCGTGAGAGCTTTGGTGGCGGATTTGAGCGTATTTGTGAAGCGTTGGCACAGGTAGCCAGAGCACACCCTGAAGTTCAGGTCGTTTATCCTGTTCACTTGAACCCGAATGTCAGCGAGCCTGTTAAACGCATTCTGCATGACATGGATAACGTTATTCTCATTAATCCACAGGACTATCTGCCATTTGTCTACTTAATGAATCATGCCTATATGATTCTGACAGACTCTGGTGGGATTCAGGAAGAAGCCCCTTCTTTAGGGAAACCCGTTCTGGTTATGCGTGACACCACGGAGCGGCCAGAAGCCGTCGATGCGGGTACAGTGCGGCTGGTGGGAACAAAAACGCAGACCATCGTTGAGGAAGTCACGCGCCTATTAACGGATGACATCGCTTATCAGCAAATGAGCCGCGCTCATAACCCTTATGGTGATGGTCAGGCTTGCCAGCGAATTCTTGAAGCATTGAGGAAAAATCAGGTGACATTATGA
- the wecA gene encoding UDP-N-acetylglucosamine--undecaprenyl-phosphate N-acetylglucosaminephosphotransferase, protein MNIPSMSVEIFCIFIFSSVFLFVARKVAKIIGLVDKPNYRKRHHGLIPLVGGISVFFGVFFAFAITKEFIPHKWLYLACAGILVFIGALDDRFDISVKIRAAIQALVGISMMYFADLKIESLGSAFGSWEMTLGPFSYVVTLFAVWAAINAFNMVDGIDGLLGGLSSVSFGALGILLYVNGNTALAFWCFAFIAGILPYIFLNLGLLGKRFKVFMGDAGSTLIGFTIIWLLTETTQGEHSSINPVTALWIIAIPLMDMVAIMYRRLRKGMSPFSPDRQHIHHLIMRAGFTSRQAFILITVAAALLASIGIIGEHLSFVPEWVMLALFLLAFMLYGYCIKRAWRVARFIKRCKRRMRRAVSHH, encoded by the coding sequence GTGAATATTCCCAGTATGAGTGTCGAAATTTTTTGCATATTTATATTTTCATCCGTGTTTCTGTTTGTGGCACGCAAGGTGGCAAAAATTATCGGCCTTGTTGATAAGCCGAATTACCGCAAGCGCCACCATGGATTAATCCCTCTGGTAGGTGGTATCTCTGTCTTTTTTGGCGTTTTTTTTGCTTTTGCTATAACAAAAGAATTTATACCTCATAAATGGTTATATCTGGCTTGTGCGGGAATATTGGTTTTTATCGGCGCGTTAGATGACCGTTTTGATATTAGTGTGAAAATTCGGGCAGCAATTCAGGCACTGGTTGGCATCAGCATGATGTATTTTGCTGATCTCAAAATTGAAAGTTTGGGCAGCGCTTTTGGTTCATGGGAAATGACACTGGGTCCATTCAGCTACGTTGTTACTTTGTTTGCTGTCTGGGCTGCCATTAACGCCTTTAACATGGTTGATGGGATTGATGGCTTGTTGGGTGGTCTGTCCAGTGTTTCTTTCGGGGCATTGGGAATTTTGCTATATGTAAACGGTAATACGGCACTGGCGTTTTGGTGTTTTGCGTTTATCGCGGGAATATTACCTTATATTTTTCTCAATCTGGGGCTACTCGGGAAACGTTTCAAAGTTTTTATGGGAGATGCGGGAAGCACTCTGATCGGCTTTACCATTATCTGGTTGCTGACTGAAACAACTCAGGGCGAACACAGTTCGATTAATCCAGTGACTGCATTGTGGATTATCGCGATCCCATTAATGGATATGGTTGCCATTATGTATCGCCGACTACGCAAGGGTATGAGTCCGTTTTCGCCCGATCGCCAGCATATTCACCACTTGATCATGCGTGCGGGTTTCACTTCCCGTCAGGCATTTATCTTAATTACCGTGGCCGCTGCTTTATTGGCATCGATAGGGATCATTGGTGAACACCTGAGTTTTGTGCCTGAGTGGGTTATGTTGGCATTGTTTTTGCTTGCATTTATGTTGTATGGCTATTGCATCAAACGAGCATGGCGGGTAGCCCGTTTTATTAAACGGTGCAAGCGTCGTATGCGCCGGGCAGTCAGCCATCACTAA
- the wzzE gene encoding ECA polysaccharide chain length modulation protein translates to MINSETKSKQDQSVIEHELDIRALCHALWRGKIWIIALAMIFAAVALGASYLMQQKWSATAIVDLPTTNDLGSYYSQQQFLRNLDTHINASPEVQLPTISDGAYKEFITQVVAYDTRREFWLQSNYYKQYREGNEKADAVLLEELINTIQVVRRDDKKLPNEVIKLTAETAVNANQFLREYMAFANQRASTHLNNEIKGAWATRIQSMKALVKRQEMVAKAMYNRKLNVLQQSLKIAEKQGINRNQTDIPIEELPESQMFMMGAPLLQSQIETLEATGPNYSIDYDQNIAMLATLNVGPTLQNTFQTYRYLRTPEVPVNRDSPRRVFMMIMWGAIGLLVGAGVALTRRSHT, encoded by the coding sequence GTGATAAACTCAGAAACGAAATCTAAGCAGGATCAATCTGTTATAGAGCATGAGTTGGATATTCGTGCACTGTGTCATGCTCTGTGGCGCGGAAAGATATGGATTATCGCACTGGCAATGATTTTCGCTGCCGTTGCTTTAGGTGCGTCGTACCTGATGCAGCAGAAATGGAGCGCAACCGCTATTGTGGATTTACCGACGACCAATGATCTGGGGAGTTACTATTCACAACAACAATTTTTGCGCAATCTGGATACTCACATCAATGCCTCTCCAGAGGTACAACTGCCGACTATTTCAGATGGTGCATACAAGGAATTCATCACACAGGTGGTGGCGTATGATACCCGCCGCGAATTCTGGCTTCAGTCTAATTATTACAAACAGTACAGAGAAGGTAATGAGAAAGCAGATGCGGTATTGCTGGAAGAGTTAATTAATACGATTCAAGTGGTACGGCGTGATGATAAAAAATTACCGAATGAAGTCATAAAATTGACGGCAGAAACGGCAGTGAATGCTAATCAGTTTCTGCGAGAGTATATGGCGTTTGCCAATCAACGTGCGAGTACTCACCTGAACAATGAGATTAAAGGTGCGTGGGCAACCCGTATCCAGTCGATGAAAGCGCTGGTCAAACGTCAGGAAATGGTCGCCAAGGCGATGTACAATCGCAAACTGAATGTCTTACAGCAATCATTGAAAATAGCTGAAAAACAAGGCATCAACCGTAATCAAACAGACATTCCCATTGAAGAATTACCTGAATCCCAGATGTTTATGATGGGGGCGCCATTACTGCAATCACAAATTGAAACCTTGGAAGCCACTGGGCCTAATTACAGCATTGATTATGATCAAAACATAGCGATGTTGGCTACATTGAATGTTGGCCCGACTCTGCAAAATACTTTCCAGACCTACCGTTACCTCAGAACCCCTGAGGTGCCTGTCAACCGAGACAGTCCCCGCCGTGTATTCATGATGATTATGTGGGGAGCTATTGGTCTGTTGGTCGGAGCTGGAGTCGCGCTGACAAGGCGTTCGCACACATAA
- the rhlB gene encoding ATP-dependent RNA helicase RhlB yields the protein MSKTHLTEKKFSDFALHPKVIEALDKKGFSNCTPIQALTLPFTVEGRDVAGQAQTGTGKTLAFLTSTFHYLLTHPAAADHKTNQPRALIMAPTRELAVQIYSDAEELAEATGLKMGLAYGGDGYDKQLKVLESGVDIVIGTTGRLIDYTKQGYVNLNAVQVVVLDEADRMYDLGFIKDIRWLFRRMPVAAQRMNLLFSATLSYRVRELAFEQMNSPEYVEVEPLQKTGHRIQEELFYPSNEEKMRLLQTLLEEEWPDRCIIFANTKHRCEDIWAHLAADGHRVGLLTGDVAQKKRLRILEEFSLGNLDILVATDVAARGLHIPFVTHVFNYDLPDDCEDYVHRIGRTGRAGESGHSISLACEEYALNLTSIEEYIQHQIPVSKYNSDALLMDLPVPKRRNRARSGGHPRRTNMSRRGNPTRNRKHPG from the coding sequence ATGAGCAAAACACATTTGACAGAAAAGAAGTTTTCCGACTTCGCATTGCACCCCAAGGTCATTGAAGCCCTTGATAAAAAGGGCTTTTCCAACTGCACGCCAATACAGGCGCTAACTTTGCCTTTTACTGTCGAAGGCCGAGATGTTGCGGGGCAGGCACAAACCGGAACGGGCAAGACGCTGGCATTTCTGACGTCTACTTTTCATTATTTACTGACCCATCCTGCTGCGGCAGATCACAAAACCAATCAGCCAAGGGCGCTGATTATGGCCCCCACCCGCGAATTAGCCGTCCAGATTTACTCTGACGCGGAGGAGTTGGCAGAAGCCACGGGACTGAAAATGGGGCTTGCCTACGGTGGCGACGGCTATGATAAGCAGCTTAAGGTTCTGGAATCTGGCGTCGATATCGTGATTGGCACAACAGGTCGTTTAATCGATTACACCAAACAAGGATATGTCAATCTTAATGCTGTTCAGGTTGTGGTACTGGATGAAGCCGATCGCATGTACGATTTGGGCTTTATCAAAGATATCCGCTGGCTGTTCCGCCGGATGCCTGTTGCCGCTCAGCGAATGAATCTGCTGTTTTCCGCTACCCTGTCTTATCGAGTGCGTGAACTCGCCTTTGAACAGATGAATAGTCCTGAATATGTGGAAGTGGAACCCTTACAGAAAACGGGGCATCGCATTCAGGAAGAGCTGTTTTATCCTTCCAATGAAGAAAAGATGCGTCTGTTACAGACCCTGCTGGAAGAAGAGTGGCCAGATCGCTGCATCATTTTTGCCAATACCAAACACCGCTGCGAAGATATCTGGGCCCATCTGGCTGCCGATGGGCATCGTGTTGGTCTGCTGACGGGTGATGTTGCGCAGAAAAAACGTCTGCGTATTTTGGAAGAATTCAGTCTGGGAAATCTGGATATTCTGGTCGCCACTGATGTTGCTGCCCGCGGTCTGCATATTCCTTTTGTAACCCATGTATTTAACTATGATCTGCCGGACGACTGTGAAGATTACGTCCACCGCATTGGCCGTACGGGTCGCGCAGGAGAAAGCGGGCATTCAATCAGTCTGGCATGTGAAGAATACGCTCTGAATTTAACGTCGATCGAAGAGTATATCCAGCATCAGATCCCTGTAAGCAAATATAACAGTGATGCACTGCTGATGGATTTACCTGTACCCAAGCGCCGTAACCGCGCTCGTTCAGGAGGGCACCCACGGCGCACCAATATGTCGCGCCGTGGAAATCCGACTCGCAACCGTAAACATCCAGGCTGA
- the wecC gene encoding UDP-N-acetyl-D-mannosamine dehydrogenase, translating to MSFETISVIGLGYIGLPTAAAFASRKKNVIGVDVNQHAVETINRGAIHIVEPDLDKVVKTAVEGGYLKAVTCPQAADAFLIAVPTPFKGEHEPDMAYVRSAAESIAPVLKKGDLIILESTSPVGATEQMAEWLAAARPELSFPQQAGENADIDIAYCPERVLPGQVMVELIKNDRVVGGMTLKSSRRASELYKIFLEGECVVTNAKTAEMCKLTENSFRDVNIAFANELSLICSEQGINVWELISLANRHPRVNILQPGPGVGGHCIAVDPWFIVSQNPAQSRLIHTARLVNDGKPLWVVDQVKAAVAGCLVESGKRADEIKIACFGLAFKPNIDDLRESPAVHITKMVAQWHVGQTVAVEPNVHELPNSLKESVELIDMQQALNEADVVLMLVDHSQFKAIAGREIKQKWVVDTKGVWR from the coding sequence ATGAGCTTTGAAACAATTTCTGTGATCGGCCTTGGTTATATCGGCTTGCCAACTGCTGCGGCATTCGCTTCCCGCAAAAAAAACGTCATCGGTGTGGATGTCAACCAACATGCGGTAGAGACAATTAACCGTGGCGCGATTCATATTGTTGAACCTGATCTGGACAAAGTGGTGAAAACCGCTGTTGAAGGCGGTTACCTGAAGGCCGTGACTTGTCCGCAGGCTGCGGATGCTTTCCTGATTGCAGTACCAACGCCGTTTAAGGGCGAGCATGAGCCAGACATGGCCTATGTGCGTTCTGCGGCAGAATCGATAGCGCCAGTTTTGAAAAAAGGGGATTTGATCATTTTGGAATCCACTTCTCCCGTTGGTGCAACCGAACAGATGGCAGAATGGCTGGCAGCGGCACGTCCTGAGCTATCATTCCCACAGCAGGCAGGCGAAAATGCAGACATTGATATCGCGTACTGTCCTGAGCGTGTTCTACCGGGTCAAGTCATGGTGGAATTGATCAAGAACGATCGTGTAGTGGGTGGCATGACATTAAAATCGTCCCGCAGGGCGAGCGAGCTGTACAAAATTTTCCTTGAAGGCGAATGCGTTGTCACTAATGCCAAAACGGCAGAAATGTGCAAATTGACTGAAAACAGTTTCCGTGATGTCAATATTGCCTTTGCCAACGAACTTTCCCTGATCTGTTCCGAACAGGGGATTAATGTCTGGGAACTCATCAGTCTGGCAAACCGTCATCCACGCGTCAATATCCTGCAACCAGGCCCTGGCGTAGGCGGGCACTGTATCGCGGTAGATCCGTGGTTTATCGTGTCCCAGAACCCGGCACAATCTCGCTTGATTCATACCGCGCGTCTGGTGAATGACGGCAAGCCGCTTTGGGTGGTTGATCAAGTGAAAGCCGCAGTAGCGGGCTGTCTGGTGGAGAGCGGCAAGCGGGCGGATGAAATCAAAATCGCCTGTTTTGGTCTGGCTTTTAAACCGAACATTGATGACTTACGGGAAAGCCCCGCTGTTCATATCACGAAGATGGTGGCACAGTGGCATGTTGGTCAAACTGTGGCGGTTGAGCCGAATGTTCATGAATTGCCGAATTCGCTGAAAGAGAGTGTGGAATTAATCGATATGCAACAAGCATTGAATGAAGCCGACGTTGTTTTGATGCTGGTGGATCACAGCCAGTTCAAGGCAATTGCCGGCAGAGAAATAAAACAAAAATGGGTTGTTGATACAAAAGGAGTTTGGCGTTGA
- the gppA gene encoding guanosine-5'-triphosphate,3'-diphosphate diphosphatase → MLSSSSLYAAIDLGSNSFHMLVVREVSGSIQVVTRIKRKVRLATGLDKNNHLSQQAMERGWQCLRLFSEYLQDIPASQIRVVATATLRLAVNSADFVGKASEILGNPVKIISGEEEARLIYQGVAHTTGGSEKRLVVDIGGGSTELVTGTGAKANQLFSLEVGCVTWLERYFNDRSLTEENFAQAESAAHHILAPITTTLLKQGWQICVGASGTVQALQEIMIAQGMDELITLPKLQQLKYKAIECGKLEELEIDGLTLERALVFPSGLAILIAIFQALNIESMILAGGALREGLVYGMLDFPIEQDIRTRTLCNIQHRFQLDIEQALRVKQLAEHFCQQVATVWNLDARCRELLTSACLLHEIGLCVDFRQGPAHSAYLISHLDLPGYTPAQKRLLATLLNNQSGPIDLASLSQQNALPPLQAQQLCRLLRLAIIFASRRQDDTLPALRLRVENETLTITLPYQWQMQHPLRAEALHQEIQWQSYIQWTLFLEEQNNSHLG, encoded by the coding sequence ATGCTGAGTTCTTCTTCGCTCTATGCCGCTATCGATTTAGGCTCAAACAGTTTTCACATGCTGGTTGTCCGTGAAGTATCTGGTAGCATTCAAGTGGTCACCCGTATCAAGCGCAAGGTCAGGCTGGCCACTGGGTTGGATAAAAATAACCATTTATCACAACAGGCAATGGAGCGGGGATGGCAGTGCCTTCGCCTATTTTCCGAATATTTGCAGGATATCCCTGCCTCGCAGATCCGCGTTGTCGCTACGGCAACATTGCGATTGGCTGTAAATTCGGCTGATTTTGTCGGGAAAGCCTCTGAAATATTGGGCAATCCAGTCAAAATCATCAGTGGTGAAGAAGAAGCTCGGCTGATTTATCAAGGTGTTGCCCACACGACAGGTGGGTCTGAAAAGCGTCTTGTGGTGGATATTGGTGGTGGCAGTACAGAATTGGTTACAGGCACCGGAGCAAAAGCCAATCAGTTGTTCAGCCTTGAAGTGGGTTGTGTCACCTGGCTGGAACGCTACTTCAATGATCGCAGCCTGACAGAAGAAAACTTTGCACAGGCAGAATCCGCTGCCCATCATATTCTCGCCCCTATCACCACGACCCTGCTTAAGCAGGGTTGGCAGATTTGTGTTGGTGCCTCCGGTACAGTGCAGGCGTTGCAGGAAATCATGATCGCACAGGGAATGGATGAACTTATCACCCTGCCGAAGCTACAACAGCTTAAATACAAGGCGATTGAGTGCGGCAAGCTGGAAGAGCTTGAAATCGACGGGCTGACATTGGAACGGGCATTAGTTTTCCCTAGCGGGCTGGCAATTTTAATTGCCATCTTTCAGGCACTGAACATAGAAAGCATGATCCTTGCGGGAGGTGCACTGCGTGAGGGGCTGGTTTATGGGATGCTGGATTTCCCCATTGAGCAGGATATCCGTACAAGAACCCTGTGCAATATTCAACATCGTTTTCAACTGGATATTGAACAAGCTCTGCGTGTCAAACAACTGGCCGAACATTTTTGTCAGCAGGTCGCCACGGTATGGAATCTGGATGCCCGATGTCGCGAGTTGTTGACCAGCGCCTGTCTACTTCATGAAATCGGCTTATGTGTCGATTTTCGCCAAGGCCCGGCTCATTCAGCGTATCTCATCAGTCATTTGGATCTTCCCGGTTATACTCCCGCCCAAAAAAGATTACTGGCAACGCTGTTGAACAATCAAAGCGGCCCTATAGATCTGGCCTCACTCAGTCAGCAAAATGCCTTGCCACCGTTACAGGCACAGCAATTATGCCGCTTGTTACGTCTGGCTATTATTTTTGCCAGCCGTCGGCAAGATGATACTTTGCCGGCCTTGCGGCTGCGGGTTGAAAATGAGACGCTCACCATCACCCTGCCCTATCAGTGGCAAATGCAGCATCCACTCAGGGCTGAAGCCTTACATCAGGAAATCCAGTGGCAAAGTTATATTCAGTGGACATTGTTCCTTGAAGAGCAGAATAACTCCCATCTCGGATAA